A single region of the Nisaea sediminum genome encodes:
- a CDS encoding ABC transporter substrate-binding protein: protein MKSKLVAAAFLAATFGIAGTAAAKDSLTLGIGLEPPHLDPTAGAAAAIDEVVYANVFEGLTRIGPDGAVLPALASSWTVSDDGLIYRFVLRDGVKFHDGTDFDSADVRFSLDRAMAEGSTNAQKGLFDPIDKVETPDAKTVVITLKRPTGHFLFNLGWGDAVMVAPESAESNKSNPVGTGPFTFKRWAKGAEIRLSRNDTYWGSKAKLASVSFKIMPDAAASAAALMSGDVDVFPNFGAPELLEQFRADPRFEVTVGTTEGETILSMNHANEALSDIRVRRAISHAIDRQAIIDGAMFGSGTPIGSHFAPHHPAYVDLTGLYPHDPTKAKALLAEAGYASGLKLRLTLPPPSYARRGGEIVAAQLAAVGIQTEIIPVEWAQWLKQVFKSTDYDLTIVSHTEPFDIGIYARDSYYFNYKSDRFNEVYADLTEAVDPEKRNALIGEAQKILAEDAVNGFLFELAQNGVWRKDIKGLWANRPVQANDLTGAYWE, encoded by the coding sequence ATGAAATCGAAGCTCGTTGCCGCCGCATTTCTGGCCGCTACGTTCGGTATCGCGGGCACCGCCGCCGCCAAGGACAGCCTGACGCTCGGGATCGGCCTCGAGCCTCCGCATCTCGATCCGACCGCCGGCGCCGCCGCGGCGATCGACGAGGTGGTCTATGCCAACGTTTTCGAGGGCCTGACGCGGATCGGCCCCGACGGCGCCGTGCTTCCCGCCCTCGCCAGTTCCTGGACCGTTTCGGACGATGGGCTCATCTACCGATTCGTCCTTCGGGACGGCGTGAAATTTCATGACGGCACGGATTTCGATTCCGCCGACGTCCGGTTCTCCCTCGACCGCGCCATGGCCGAGGGCAGCACCAATGCACAAAAAGGCCTGTTCGATCCGATAGACAAAGTCGAGACACCGGACGCGAAGACGGTCGTCATCACCCTGAAACGTCCGACCGGCCACTTCCTCTTCAATCTCGGCTGGGGCGATGCCGTCATGGTCGCCCCCGAGAGCGCGGAGAGCAACAAATCGAACCCGGTCGGCACCGGCCCGTTCACCTTCAAGCGCTGGGCGAAAGGTGCGGAGATCAGACTTTCCCGGAACGATACCTATTGGGGCTCGAAGGCGAAGCTCGCCAGCGTCAGTTTCAAGATCATGCCGGATGCCGCCGCGTCAGCCGCAGCGCTGATGTCCGGAGATGTCGATGTGTTCCCGAATTTCGGCGCCCCCGAACTTCTGGAACAGTTCCGTGCGGATCCCCGTTTCGAGGTCACTGTCGGAACCACCGAAGGCGAGACCATCCTCTCGATGAACCACGCCAACGAGGCTCTGAGCGATATCCGCGTGCGGCGGGCGATTTCCCACGCGATTGACCGTCAGGCGATCATTGACGGCGCGATGTTCGGATCCGGCACGCCCATCGGCAGCCATTTCGCCCCGCACCACCCGGCTTATGTCGACCTGACGGGCCTGTATCCGCACGACCCGACGAAGGCAAAGGCCCTGCTGGCCGAAGCGGGCTATGCGAGCGGGCTCAAACTGCGCCTGACCCTGCCGCCGCCCAGCTATGCGCGGCGCGGCGGAGAGATAGTCGCGGCCCAGCTCGCCGCGGTAGGCATCCAGACGGAGATCATCCCGGTCGAATGGGCACAATGGTTGAAACAGGTGTTCAAGTCGACGGACTACGACCTGACCATTGTCTCCCATACCGAACCGTTCGACATCGGGATCTATGCCCGCGACAGCTATTACTTCAATTACAAGAGCGACCGCTTCAACGAGGTCTATGCAGACCTGACCGAAGCCGTGGATCCGGAAAAGCGCAATGCCCTGATCGGCGAAGCGCAGAAGATCCTGGCCGAGGACGCGGTGAACGGTTTCCTCTTCGAGCTGGCGCAGAACGGCGTATGGCGCAAGGACATCAAGGGCCTCTGGGCGAACCGTCCGGTCCAGGCGAACGACCTGACCGGCGCCTACTGGGAGTAA
- a CDS encoding DUF2189 domain-containing protein — MVSADTVHMSGAGMEPDEPWEWLAAGWRDMLAVPGISLTYGIGFTLVSLGLASTLFLLNVPHLLLPLSAGFMLMGPMLAVGLYETSRRREAGEPVSLRTALFVPVKNPTQLAYLGVILMVVHLIWIRVATLLYALFLGTQPFPGLEESISILFFTYDGLGLLVLGTAFGGVLAAAVFAVTVFSVPMLMVRDVDAVTAVVESVQMIRRNFWPLMVWAWLIVMLTAVGIVTCFIGLAVTFPLIGHATWHAYRRAFDGVRPE; from the coding sequence ATGGTGTCTGCGGATACGGTACATATGAGCGGCGCTGGAATGGAACCGGACGAGCCGTGGGAATGGCTCGCTGCCGGATGGCGCGACATGTTGGCTGTGCCGGGAATCAGTCTCACCTATGGCATCGGCTTCACCCTTGTCAGCCTCGGTCTGGCGAGCACGCTGTTCCTCCTGAACGTTCCGCATCTTCTCCTGCCGCTCTCCGCCGGCTTCATGCTGATGGGACCGATGCTGGCGGTCGGGCTCTACGAGACCAGCCGGCGCCGGGAGGCGGGCGAGCCGGTTTCACTCCGGACCGCGCTCTTCGTCCCGGTGAAGAACCCGACCCAGCTTGCCTATCTCGGCGTGATCCTGATGGTCGTGCACCTGATCTGGATCCGCGTCGCGACGCTGCTTTACGCGCTGTTTCTCGGGACCCAGCCGTTTCCGGGGCTGGAAGAGTCGATCAGCATCCTGTTCTTCACCTATGACGGCCTCGGCCTGCTTGTGCTCGGGACCGCGTTCGGCGGTGTGCTCGCGGCGGCGGTGTTCGCCGTGACGGTTTTCTCCGTGCCGATGCTGATGGTGCGCGATGTCGATGCCGTTACCGCGGTCGTGGAAAGCGTGCAGATGATCCGGCGCAACTTCTGGCCGCTCATGGTCTGGGCCTGGCTCATCGTGATGCTGACGGCGGTCGGTATCGTCACCTGTTTTATCGGTCTCGCGGTGACCTTCCCGCTGATCGGGCATGCCACTTGGCATGCCTACCGCAGGGCGTTCGACGGTGTCCGGCCGGAATAA
- a CDS encoding ABC transporter permease: MSEPRIPASVPTRTPFRRRAIRHPGFVLGGAISLLVLLTAALALVWTPHSVTELNIAGKLRPFSAAHPLGTDHFGRDILSMLMVGAGNSVLVGSVAVGLGVGVGAPLGLLAAMRPGLISEAVMRASDLAFAFPALLTAVMITAIYGPGTVNSIIAIGIFNVPVFARLTRGVSLSIWQMEYVSAARATGVPPLQIALRHMLPNIASPLIVQATIQFALAILAEAGLSYLGLGTQPPQPSWGKMLHEAQTMLYFAPMLAILPGASIAVTVLGLNLLGDGLRDLLDPKLRRGSNRRLSRT, from the coding sequence ATGTCTGAGCCCCGGATCCCCGCATCTGTCCCCACGCGTACCCCGTTCAGGCGCCGCGCCATCCGGCATCCGGGCTTCGTCCTCGGCGGAGCGATAAGTCTTCTGGTGCTGCTGACCGCCGCCCTCGCCCTTGTCTGGACCCCACACTCCGTCACCGAGCTCAACATCGCCGGAAAGCTCCGCCCGTTCTCCGCAGCACACCCGCTCGGTACCGATCATTTCGGTCGGGACATTCTCTCCATGCTCATGGTCGGCGCCGGCAACTCGGTCCTGGTCGGCAGCGTCGCCGTCGGGCTCGGCGTCGGAGTGGGCGCGCCGCTCGGCCTGCTGGCGGCGATGCGGCCCGGCCTGATCAGCGAGGCGGTCATGCGGGCAAGCGATCTGGCTTTCGCCTTCCCGGCTCTGCTGACCGCCGTGATGATCACCGCGATCTACGGACCGGGAACCGTGAACTCGATCATCGCGATCGGGATCTTCAACGTCCCCGTCTTCGCCCGTCTGACCCGCGGCGTCTCGCTCTCTATCTGGCAGATGGAATATGTCTCGGCCGCGCGCGCGACCGGTGTGCCGCCGCTGCAGATCGCGCTCAGGCACATGCTGCCGAACATTGCCAGCCCCCTGATCGTGCAGGCCACGATCCAGTTCGCCCTCGCCATTCTCGCAGAGGCCGGGCTCAGCTATCTCGGTCTCGGCACCCAGCCGCCACAACCGAGCTGGGGCAAGATGCTGCATGAAGCGCAAACCATGCTCTATTTCGCCCCGATGCTCGCGATTCTGCCGGGAGCGAGCATCGCCGTGACGGTCCTCGGGCTCAATCTGCTCGGGGACGGATTGCGCGATCTGCTCGACCCGAAGCTGCGGAGAGGCTCGAACCGGCGGCTTTCGAGGACCTGA
- a CDS encoding FixH family protein: MSDLTMNAPTKLTGKHVLFALIGFFAVVIGVNVVFIVVALDSWTGLTTPTSYQEGLHYNNVIQDAEEQRARGWSADITVTRDAAKPDIYAVTVSALLTNKGGAPVAVDSATLSFRHPINEKYDQTLALTPGADGRYEGSAELPVAGNWDTRLSVRTADGTSFRQDGSIWIK, translated from the coding sequence ATGAGCGATCTGACCATGAACGCACCGACGAAGCTCACCGGAAAGCACGTGCTCTTCGCCCTGATCGGCTTCTTTGCCGTGGTGATCGGCGTGAATGTGGTCTTCATCGTCGTCGCGCTCGACAGCTGGACGGGCCTGACCACGCCGACCTCCTATCAGGAGGGATTGCACTACAACAATGTCATCCAGGATGCCGAAGAGCAGCGCGCGCGCGGATGGTCCGCCGATATCACGGTCACCCGCGACGCGGCGAAACCCGACATCTATGCGGTCACGGTCTCGGCCCTGCTGACGAACAAGGGCGGGGCACCGGTCGCGGTGGACAGCGCAACCTTGAGCTTCCGGCATCCGATCAACGAGAAGTACGATCAGACGCTTGCCCTTACTCCGGGCGCCGACGGCCGCTACGAAGGCAGCGCCGAACTGCCGGTGGCCGGCAATTGGGATACCCGTTTGAGCGTACGAACCGCTGACGGCACGAGTTTCCGCCAGGACGGAAGCATCTGGATCAAGTAG
- a CDS encoding alpha/beta hydrolase family esterase, with product MRRIRRPLAAIFLALIFQGTAGADDGTQQCGTEEPCHIASGSYYAKPPSGWDGTSALPAVIYFHGYKQSGRTVLGMKALMRAADESGILVVAPNGTEGRWAVRGAPSALRDDIAFARDLVRDVSTKWPLDPKRLWVSGFSLGGSMAWDVACLTGDLFAGFMPVSGAFWRPHPSDCPSGPVTMLHVHGRGDKVVPLAGRTIRDRWRQGNVLEGFEFWREHDRCGTDEIQSTGDKGLHCREWRGCSGGKRLALCLYDGGHAAPKDWYPKAFRWLQEAVPPRG from the coding sequence ATGAGAAGGATAAGACGACCACTTGCGGCGATATTTCTCGCACTCATTTTCCAAGGTACCGCCGGCGCCGATGACGGCACCCAGCAGTGCGGAACCGAAGAGCCCTGCCATATCGCCAGCGGCAGCTACTACGCCAAGCCGCCATCCGGCTGGGACGGCACGAGCGCCCTTCCCGCGGTGATCTATTTCCATGGTTACAAACAAAGCGGGCGCACTGTCCTCGGCATGAAAGCCCTCATGCGAGCAGCAGACGAGTCCGGGATCCTGGTTGTGGCTCCGAACGGGACGGAGGGGCGCTGGGCCGTCAGGGGCGCGCCGTCAGCGCTGCGGGACGACATCGCATTCGCCCGCGATCTGGTGCGGGACGTCTCCACCAAATGGCCGCTCGACCCGAAGCGGCTCTGGGTTTCCGGCTTCTCGCTCGGTGGCTCCATGGCCTGGGACGTCGCCTGCCTCACGGGAGATCTTTTCGCCGGCTTCATGCCCGTCTCCGGCGCCTTCTGGCGCCCTCACCCGAGCGACTGCCCGAGCGGGCCGGTGACCATGCTGCATGTACACGGCCGCGGCGACAAGGTGGTCCCGCTCGCAGGCCGGACAATCCGGGACCGCTGGCGGCAGGGCAATGTACTGGAGGGCTTCGAGTTCTGGCGGGAGCATGACCGATGCGGCACCGACGAGATCCAGAGCACCGGCGACAAGGGATTGCATTGCCGGGAATGGCGCGGCTGCTCCGGCGGAAAGCGTCTCGCGCTCTGCCTCTATGACGGCGGCCATGCCGCGCCGAAGGACTGGTACCCCAAAGCCTTCAGGTGGTTGCAGGAAGCGGTCCCGCCGCGCGGCTGA
- the ccoG gene encoding cytochrome c oxidase accessory protein CcoG: MDQASQVSSPATAPQAAVEKIDVDAVNKKEERSLYKARVKIYPKRATGTFRKLKWLVMAATLAVYYLAPWIRWDRGPNAPDQAILIDFPARRFYFFFIEIWPEEVYYLTGLLIIAALALFLVTSLAGRVWCGYTCPQTVWTDLFIWVERLVEGDRSARIRLDKSPLSLNKVVRKATKHVLWLLIGAATGGAWIFYFADAPTLFVDVFTLQAPLVAYSTIAVLTATTYTFGGMMREQVCTFMCPWPRIQGALVDEDSLIVSYKDDRGEPRAPFRKNQDWSARGDCIDCNQCVAVCPMGIDIRDGQQLECIHCALCIDACNEVMTRIDRPLNLISYDTYVNHERRAANQPTQKPRLIRARTVIYSALISVVGLIMLATLLTRSTLDINILHDRNPLFVTLSDGSIRNGYTIKILNKQHDVRRFEVAVEGLENAVISVVGHEGTSGLEVPADRLAQFRVFVAVPASSLADEQQDFDFVVTDLVDGNRAVNDTIFRGPDK; this comes from the coding sequence ATGGATCAGGCCAGCCAGGTTTCGAGCCCAGCCACCGCCCCTCAGGCCGCAGTCGAGAAGATCGACGTCGATGCGGTCAACAAGAAAGAGGAGCGGTCCCTCTACAAGGCCCGGGTCAAGATCTACCCGAAGCGGGCCACGGGCACGTTTCGCAAGCTTAAATGGCTTGTCATGGCCGCCACGCTGGCGGTCTATTACCTCGCCCCCTGGATCCGCTGGGACCGCGGCCCGAACGCGCCCGACCAGGCCATCCTGATCGATTTTCCGGCGCGGCGTTTCTACTTCTTCTTCATCGAGATCTGGCCGGAGGAGGTCTATTACCTGACCGGGCTGCTTATCATTGCCGCCCTCGCCCTCTTCCTCGTGACCAGTCTCGCCGGCCGTGTCTGGTGCGGCTATACCTGCCCGCAGACCGTCTGGACGGACCTCTTCATCTGGGTCGAGCGTCTGGTCGAAGGCGACCGCAGTGCCCGCATCCGGCTCGACAAATCGCCGCTTTCTCTGAACAAGGTCGTGCGCAAGGCAACCAAGCACGTGCTCTGGCTGCTGATCGGAGCTGCGACCGGCGGCGCGTGGATCTTCTATTTCGCCGACGCACCAACTCTGTTCGTGGACGTGTTCACCCTTCAGGCTCCGCTGGTCGCCTACAGTACGATCGCGGTCCTGACAGCCACGACCTACACTTTCGGCGGGATGATGCGCGAGCAGGTCTGCACCTTCATGTGCCCCTGGCCCCGCATTCAGGGCGCTCTGGTCGACGAAGACTCGCTCATCGTCTCCTACAAGGACGACCGGGGCGAACCGCGGGCGCCGTTCCGCAAGAACCAGGACTGGTCGGCCCGCGGCGACTGTATCGACTGCAACCAGTGTGTCGCCGTCTGCCCGATGGGCATCGACATCAGGGACGGCCAGCAGCTCGAGTGCATTCACTGTGCGCTCTGCATCGATGCCTGCAACGAGGTAATGACGCGGATCGACCGGCCACTGAACCTGATTTCCTACGACACCTACGTGAACCACGAGCGCAGGGCAGCCAACCAGCCGACGCAGAAACCGCGCCTGATCCGGGCACGGACCGTCATCTATTCCGCGCTGATCTCCGTCGTCGGCCTGATCATGCTGGCGACCCTGCTGACCCGTTCCACGCTCGACATCAACATCCTGCATGACCGCAATCCGCTGTTCGTGACGCTTTCCGACGGCAGCATCAGAAACGGCTACACGATCAAGATCCTGAACAAGCAGCACGACGTGCGTCGGTTCGAGGTCGCGGTCGAGGGCCTGGAGAACGCGGTGATCTCGGTGGTCGGCCACGAGGGTACCAGCGGGCTCGAAGTACCGGCCGACCGGCTCGCCCAGTTCCGTGTCTTCGTCGCGGTGCCCGCGAGCTCTCTCGCGGACGAACAGCAGGATTTCGACTTCGTCGTCACCGATCTCGTTGACGGAAACCGCGCGGTCAACGACACCATATTCAGAGGTCCCGACAAATGA
- the hspQ gene encoding heat shock protein HspQ, with protein sequence MVKVVEAKFGIGAVVRHRMFDFRGVVFDVDPEFANTEEWYEAIPEDRRPRRDQPFYHLFAENPETYYVAYVSEQNLLDDSDNGPVNHPSISEQFTGFDDGRYIVRHHEA encoded by the coding sequence GTGGTTAAGGTAGTCGAAGCCAAATTCGGTATCGGCGCAGTTGTTCGGCACAGGATGTTCGATTTTCGGGGCGTCGTGTTCGACGTGGATCCCGAATTCGCGAATACGGAGGAATGGTACGAAGCCATTCCGGAAGACCGCCGGCCGCGCCGCGATCAGCCGTTCTATCACCTTTTCGCGGAAAACCCGGAGACCTACTACGTCGCCTATGTCTCTGAGCAGAACCTGCTCGACGACAGCGATAACGGTCCGGTGAATCACCCGTCCATTTCAGAACAGTTCACGGGTTTTGATGACGGGCGCTACATCGTCCGTCATCACGAAGCCTGA
- the ccoS gene encoding cbb3-type cytochrome oxidase assembly protein CcoS produces MTALGFLIPAALLLGLIGLVAFLWALKNGQFEDLDGAAHRMLDED; encoded by the coding sequence ATGACCGCTCTCGGTTTCCTCATCCCCGCCGCCCTTTTGCTCGGTCTGATCGGTCTGGTGGCATTCCTCTGGGCCCTCAAGAATGGCCAGTTCGAGGATCTCGACGGCGCCGCGCACCGGATGCTCGACGAGGACTGA
- a CDS encoding class I SAM-dependent methyltransferase, translating into MGLRSAREEIFFLSRWLRAPLKTGAVRPSGRDLTRLIAHAVADTAQDEWVVELGGGTGAVTRALLGAGISPQRLVVLERDPALSAWLRRDFPGTTIIAGDAEHLRRHLARREISGVRRIVSSLPLLSLPRAQRKAILAEAFQVLGSEGSLIQYSYGPSCPVSRALRAELGIEARSLGFAWRNLPPARVWELRKTMRGSAQQEKSQAAA; encoded by the coding sequence ATGGGTCTTCGATCCGCCAGGGAGGAAATCTTCTTCCTCTCGAGATGGCTACGCGCACCGCTCAAGACCGGAGCGGTGCGGCCGAGCGGCCGAGATCTGACGAGGCTCATCGCGCACGCTGTAGCGGATACCGCTCAGGATGAATGGGTTGTCGAACTCGGCGGCGGCACCGGCGCAGTGACACGGGCGCTTCTCGGAGCCGGCATCTCGCCCCAGCGTCTCGTCGTTCTGGAACGGGACCCGGCACTCTCCGCCTGGCTGCGCCGCGATTTTCCCGGAACCACCATCATCGCCGGCGATGCGGAACATCTCCGGCGCCATCTCGCACGGCGCGAGATCAGCGGCGTGCGCCGGATCGTCTCGAGCCTCCCCCTGCTTTCCCTGCCTCGGGCACAACGCAAGGCCATCCTCGCAGAGGCGTTCCAGGTCCTCGGGAGCGAGGGCTCTCTGATCCAGTACAGCTACGGGCCATCCTGCCCGGTTTCACGCGCCCTCAGAGCCGAACTCGGAATCGAAGCCCGCTCGCTCGGCTTCGCCTGGCGCAACCTGCCGCCTGCCCGCGTCTGGGAGTTGCGGAAGACGATGCGCGGATCCGCACAACAGGAAAAGTCCCAGGCGGCTGCGTAA
- a CDS encoding heavy metal translocating P-type ATPase: protein MSIATETPTEAGKTEAAPLASCCEIAAAMDLAEDVIRPADVASYVSAGPDGVSDLHLIVRNMHCPSCVRQIEGSLGAESGVLVARLNATTRRLHLRWKEPETSAAALVEKLADLGYEVSPYDPVKLAASANTDDRELLKAMAVAGFAAANVMLISVAVWAGLAQDMGEATRALMHWVAALIALPTVAYAGRPFFRSALSAVSHGRTNMDVPISLAVLLAAGMSLFETTRGGEHVYFDASVSLLFFLLIGRFLDRSLRRKVESAAQNLLALKAVSATVIGPDGGYVSQPIDMIRPGMKVAVAAGERFPVDGVVTSGRTEVDTSMVTGESVPRAAGPGEKVFAGTVNLGAPVTVTVTATDEGTLLSEIVGLMEAAEQGRARYVRLADRMARWYAPVVHSLALATFAGWMLFGGMSWQAALLVSITVLIVTCPCALGLAVPAVQAGAVGRLLKAGILAKSGDGLERLAAIDTVVFDKTGTLTLGRPELLDRHDIPLADLKRAAALAAASRHPLSLAIRRAAGPTGAMNGVEEIPGQGLRAMDGTTEIRLGRREFVGVQPEDGMLHDGPELWLAVGAHRVQFRFRDTPRADAAATVSALRALGLSVELLSGDRPAAVARLAEDLNIGLWRDSCSPQDKIARLEELAAEGRKVCMVGDGLNDAPALAAAFASISPGSAADASQTAADFIFQGDRLAPVLEAVKTARSARVLVLQNFTLALAYNLIAVPIAAAGFATPLIAAIAMSASSLVVTLNALRIKLGQVAPGVER from the coding sequence ATGAGCATCGCGACAGAGACTCCGACAGAGGCAGGCAAGACGGAAGCGGCGCCGCTCGCGAGTTGCTGCGAAATCGCCGCCGCCATGGATCTGGCCGAAGACGTTATCCGCCCGGCGGACGTCGCGAGTTATGTCAGCGCCGGTCCCGACGGCGTATCCGATCTTCACCTGATCGTCCGCAATATGCACTGCCCCTCCTGTGTGCGGCAGATCGAAGGCAGCCTCGGCGCCGAATCCGGAGTCCTGGTGGCGCGCCTCAACGCGACGACACGGCGCCTCCATCTGCGTTGGAAAGAGCCCGAGACGAGCGCCGCCGCGCTGGTCGAGAAACTCGCGGATCTCGGTTACGAGGTCAGTCCCTACGACCCCGTGAAGCTGGCGGCATCCGCCAATACGGACGACAGGGAACTGCTCAAGGCCATGGCCGTCGCCGGCTTCGCCGCCGCGAACGTGATGCTGATCTCGGTCGCCGTCTGGGCCGGTCTCGCCCAGGACATGGGCGAAGCGACCCGCGCGCTGATGCATTGGGTCGCCGCCCTGATTGCGCTGCCGACGGTCGCCTATGCCGGACGTCCCTTCTTCCGCTCCGCGCTCTCCGCCGTCAGCCACGGGCGCACCAACATGGACGTGCCGATCTCGCTCGCCGTGCTGCTGGCCGCCGGCATGAGCCTCTTCGAGACCACGCGCGGCGGCGAGCATGTGTATTTCGACGCCTCCGTCAGCCTGCTCTTCTTCCTGCTGATCGGCCGCTTTCTCGACCGCTCGCTCCGGCGCAAAGTGGAATCCGCCGCGCAAAACCTGCTCGCGCTGAAAGCAGTTTCCGCGACTGTGATCGGCCCCGACGGGGGATATGTCTCACAGCCTATCGATATGATCAGGCCGGGCATGAAGGTCGCGGTCGCCGCCGGTGAGCGCTTCCCGGTCGATGGCGTCGTGACGTCGGGACGGACCGAGGTGGATACCTCCATGGTCACCGGCGAATCCGTTCCGCGCGCCGCCGGTCCCGGGGAAAAGGTGTTCGCCGGAACGGTCAATCTCGGCGCCCCGGTAACCGTCACCGTGACCGCGACCGACGAAGGTACCCTGCTCTCCGAGATCGTCGGCCTGATGGAAGCCGCCGAACAGGGCCGCGCCCGCTATGTCCGTCTCGCCGACCGCATGGCGCGCTGGTACGCGCCCGTGGTTCATTCGCTGGCTCTGGCGACCTTCGCCGGCTGGATGCTGTTCGGCGGGATGAGCTGGCAGGCCGCCCTGCTTGTCTCCATCACCGTTCTGATCGTCACCTGCCCCTGCGCTCTCGGCCTCGCCGTGCCCGCGGTGCAGGCCGGTGCCGTCGGCCGCTTGCTGAAGGCCGGCATCCTCGCCAAGTCGGGCGACGGGCTGGAACGGCTCGCCGCGATCGACACCGTGGTCTTCGACAAGACCGGCACCCTGACGCTCGGCCGTCCGGAGCTGCTGGACCGTCACGACATTCCCCTCGCGGACCTGAAACGCGCCGCCGCGCTCGCCGCTGCCAGCCGTCATCCGCTGTCGCTCGCCATCCGCCGCGCCGCCGGGCCGACCGGCGCGATGAACGGTGTCGAGGAGATCCCCGGACAGGGGCTTCGCGCCATGGATGGCACGACGGAGATCCGACTCGGCCGCCGGGAGTTCGTCGGCGTACAGCCGGAGGACGGCATGTTGCATGACGGCCCCGAGCTCTGGCTTGCCGTCGGCGCGCACCGGGTGCAGTTCCGCTTCCGCGACACACCGCGGGCTGATGCCGCTGCGACCGTTTCCGCACTCAGGGCACTCGGTCTCTCTGTCGAGCTTCTGTCGGGCGACCGGCCTGCCGCCGTGGCCCGACTGGCCGAAGACCTGAACATCGGCCTGTGGCGCGACAGCTGCAGCCCGCAGGACAAGATCGCCCGGCTGGAGGAGCTGGCAGCCGAAGGCCGCAAGGTGTGCATGGTGGGCGATGGCCTGAACGATGCGCCTGCCCTCGCAGCGGCCTTTGCTTCCATCTCCCCCGGCAGCGCGGCCGATGCCAGCCAGACCGCGGCCGATTTCATCTTCCAGGGCGATCGCCTCGCGCCGGTCCTGGAAGCGGTGAAAACCGCGCGCTCGGCGCGCGTGCTGGTCCTGCAGAACTTCACCCTTGCGCTCGCCTATAACCTGATCGCCGTGCCCATCGCGGCGGCCGGTTTCGCCACGCCGCTGATCGCCGCCATCGCGATGTCGGCCTCGTCCCTCGTGGTGACCCTGAATGCACTCAGGATCAAGCTGGGCCAAGTTGCACCCGGAGTCGAAAGATGA
- a CDS encoding ABC transporter permease yields the protein MLGYAARRLTALAATLSVAALVIFLVMEILPGDPAEVMLGLNAQPDTLAALRAQMGLDRPAPERFFTWVTAFLSGDLGISYTYDVPVSELIAERMIVTLPLALMAILISTAIALPCGVLAARSRGRFTDSFIMGVAQLGVAVPNFWFAILLILLFAVTLGWTSAGGFPGFEDGILPALGALLLPAIALALPQAAILARVTRSAVVEVLGEDYIRTARAKGLSGGAVLWRHAVRNALAAPLTIMGLQFSFLLAGTVIIENVFYLPGLGRLIFQAIAQRDLIVVKDVVVLLVALVITVNFIVDLLYAWTDPRLRKAGSDV from the coding sequence ATGCTCGGTTATGCCGCTCGGCGGCTGACGGCTCTGGCGGCGACCCTCTCGGTCGCCGCCCTCGTTATCTTCCTGGTCATGGAGATCCTGCCCGGCGACCCGGCGGAGGTCATGCTTGGCCTCAACGCGCAGCCTGACACGCTTGCGGCATTACGTGCCCAAATGGGCCTCGACCGCCCGGCGCCGGAGCGGTTTTTCACCTGGGTGACGGCCTTCCTCTCCGGCGATCTCGGCATCAGCTATACCTACGACGTCCCCGTCTCGGAACTCATCGCCGAGCGCATGATCGTCACCCTGCCACTCGCCCTGATGGCGATCCTGATTTCCACCGCTATCGCCCTGCCTTGCGGCGTACTCGCCGCCCGGTCCCGCGGTCGCTTCACCGACAGCTTCATCATGGGGGTCGCGCAACTCGGTGTCGCAGTGCCGAATTTCTGGTTCGCGATCCTTCTGATCCTGCTCTTTGCCGTGACCCTCGGCTGGACCAGCGCCGGCGGCTTCCCAGGCTTCGAGGACGGCATCCTCCCGGCGCTCGGCGCTTTGCTGCTGCCGGCGATCGCGCTCGCCCTCCCCCAAGCTGCGATCCTCGCCCGGGTGACACGTTCGGCGGTCGTCGAGGTGCTGGGCGAGGATTATATCCGAACCGCCCGCGCCAAGGGCCTGTCCGGCGGCGCCGTACTCTGGCGCCATGCGGTGCGCAACGCGCTGGCGGCACCACTCACGATCATGGGGCTGCAGTTCAGCTTCCTGCTCGCCGGCACGGTGATCATCGAGAACGTCTTCTATCTCCCGGGGCTCGGTCGGCTGATCTTCCAGGCCATCGCCCAGCGCGACCTGATCGTGGTCAAGGACGTCGTCGTTCTGCTCGTCGCCCTCGTCATCACGGTGAACTTCATCGTCGACCTGCTCTACGCCTGGACCGACCCGCGGCTGCGGAAGGCCGGCAGCGATGTCTGA